Proteins encoded within one genomic window of Eurosta solidaginis isolate ZX-2024a chromosome 1, ASM4086904v1, whole genome shotgun sequence:
- the LOC137240382 gene encoding uncharacterized protein, with translation MWRKAFSDQRYQAKKLSFYKQSKKKTGGGPYQEKTITATEEAIIEAAGLEVCVAGDENVIAYGRARATLTSSKNSESYSASSDDESLSCLPGSSTAPPAAIVDRTPRSKTPGKKSSSEQKMALLQENLKTVSDFQRGLDEKLDRLLDVQERFLLVQQCILQIKEEKYRRQKEASQIDLQIKRLELETLQIKARRPD, from the exons ATGTGGAGGAAG gCCTTTTCTGATCAGAGGTATCAAGCAAAAAAGCTTTCCTTCTACAAACAgtcaaagaaaaagactggtgGGGGACCCTATCAGGAAAAAACAATAACAGCCACCGAGGAGGCTATCATTGAGGCGGCTGGTCTTGAAGTTTGTGTAGCAGGTGATGAAAATGTAATTGCGTATGGCAGAGCTCGAGCAACGCTGACTTCATCAAAAAACAGCGAGAGCTATAGTGCAAGCAGCGATGACGAATCACTAAGTTGTTTGCCAGGTTCATCAACTGCTCCACCCGCCGCCATTGTTGATAGAACGCCGCGATCAAAAACGCCCGGCAAAAAAAGTTCAAGCGAACAAAAAATGGCCTTActgcaagaaaatttaaaaaccgtGTCCGATTTTCAAAGGGGGTTGGACGAAAAGCTGGACAGATTGCTGGACGTTCAGGAACGGTTCCTGTTGGTGCAGCAATGCATCCTgcaaattaaagaagaaaaatatCGCAGGCAAAAAGAGGCAAGTCAGATCGACTTGCAAATAAAGAGACTGGAATTAGAGACGCTGCAAATTAAAGCGAGAAGAcctgattaa